ACAGAAGCAGAAGTATCTGGAAAAATTGCTGAAGCCATATTGCAGTGTTGCACCGATCATTGGAATGGAGAATCCTTATCATTATCGTAATAAGGTTCATGCAGTATTTGACCATGACAAAAAAGGCAATCCGATTTCAGGCGTTTATGAGGCGAATTCACATAGAGTTGTTCCGGTGGAAAACTGTATGATCGAGGATCAGAAGGCGGATGAAATTATCGGGACGATTAGAGGCATGTTGAAGTCCTTTAAGATACGCACTTATGATGAGGATACAGGATATGGATTATTGCGCCATGTATTGATACGGAGGGGATTTGCCACGGGAGAGATTATGGTTGTTCTGGTAACCGCCTCGCCAATTTTTCCTTCTAAAAATAACTTTGTAAAAGCATTGAGGGAAAAGCATCCGGAGATTACTACAATCATACAGAATGTAAACGGCAGAGGGACAAGTATGGTGCTGGGAGATAAGGAACATGTGCTATATGGGAAAGGATATATTGAGGACATCCTATGCGGCTGTCGTTTCCATATTTCTTCCAAATCCTTTTATCAGGTAAATCCGGTGCAAACGGAGATTCTTTACAATAAAGCAATTGAAGCCGCCGGGCTAACAGGCAAGGAGCGGGTGATTGATGCTTATTGCGGGATAGGTACCATAGGAATTGTTGCCAGCAGATATGCTAAGGAAGTTATTGGAGTCGAGCTAAATCGGGAGGCAGTGCGGGATGCAGTAGAAAATGCCAAGATCAACGGAATTAAGAATGCCAGATTCTTCTGCAATGATGCTGGAAAGTTTATGGTGAATATGGCGGAAAACGGAGAGCATGTGGATGTGGTGTTTATGGATCCTCCCAGGAGTGGAAGTACGGAGGAATTTATTGATTCCGTGGCGAAAGTGATGCCGGAAAAGGTTATTTATGTATCTTGCGGGCCGGAGACTCTGGCAAGGGATTTGGAGTATTTTAGAAAGAAAGGGTATGAGGCGAAGATGGGATGGGGGATGGATTTATTTCCAGTGACGGAACACGTTGAGACGTGCGTACTTTTGTCCCACAAAAATTCGTAAACATCTCCACCGTCCTTATAAACCGGAAAATTGAATAAAATGGACTTTAGAGGTAGCTCTGAGTCATCACATGGGAAAATCTCTATTTCTTTGATTAGCGAAGAAATTAGGGATTTTTTCTCTTCATCGCTGATTTTGTCATACACCTTTTCAAAGTTTGCCAGTAGAGTGTAGATGTTCTCTAAGGTAATGGCATCCTGCTCGACTGCCTTGCGGCGGAGCTTTACATCTTCAATTTTTTCTTCAAGCTCAACAATAACGTCGTACAGTCCATCAAGGCGGAGGGTCATATCATGGAGCTTGCGTTCCCTAAAACGGGTATCCTCCGGCAAGCTGTCAATTTCATTTTCAAGGCGAATTTTATTTAAGTCTACTTCCCGAAGTTTGACCTCATAGTTTTTAAGCTCTCTGTCGAGGGTAGAAGTGTCAATTTGCTTGCCTATCTTTGATTTTATTTCGGCTGCAAAATCCTCATTCTGAATAAGCTCCCTAATTGCTTCAATGACAAGCGGCTCTATATCTGTTTTCTTGAGCATTGCTTTATAGTCACAGCTTTTACCTCTTGCTGTTCGAGCCTTGCTGCACACATAATAGTAAATCTCTTTATATGTACCGTCTTTGTTCGTCCATGCGTGTTTATTGGTATACATCGGCCCGCCGCATTTAGGGCATTTCAAAATGCCGCTTAACAAATGTGCTCTATCCCGACCTATTTTCGATGGGGATTTTACACCTGTTATTTCTCGCTTTTCGTGAGCTTTATCCCACAATTCCTCGCTTATAATTGCTTCGTGCTGACCGTCAGTAAGGATATATTCCTCTTGGTGTACTTGACGGTATTCATTTTTACTGCCCTTGACTTTTTCTCTTGTACGTCTGCCAAAAGCGATTTTTCCAGAGTATACAGGGTTGTCAATTATCATTCGTATAAAATGGGTACTCCATTGCGTTAGTGTTCCGTTATCCCGTTTTACTTTTTTGATGCCCTGCAAGTTAAGATAGTTGGCAATTTTGTAAAACCCCATATTGCCATTAACAAATTTATCGAAAATAATGCGTATCGCATCGGCTTCTTCCTCTTGAACATAAAGTTGTTTATCTTTTAAGTAATATCCATAGGGAGCAAATCCACCATTCCAACCACCTTGACGAGCCTTTTCCTTTCGTCCGTTCATTGTCTGCTCAATAATGTTTTCACGTTCAATTTCAGCCACGGCAGACAATACAGAGATAAGAAGCTTGCCACTTGTCTGCGATGAGTCAATTCCTTCTTCAATGCAAATCAAATTCACACCAAAAGATTGAATGTGTTCCAAAGAGTTAAGTATGTCAGCGGCATTTCGTCCAAAGCGAGAGAGCTTATATACTAAAACGTAGTCAATGCCTAAACCGTTTTCAATGTCACTGAGCATTTGCTTGAATGCAGGTCTGCCCTCAATGGACTTGCCGGATTTTCCGGCATCTTCATAGATATTTACAACTTCCATTTCTTCTCTATCTGCAAATCTTGTTAAGCTGCTTTTTTGCCCATCCAAGCTAAATCCATCAACTTGCATTTCTGTACTTACACGGGGGTAAAGTACACATTTTTTTCCACTCCTATTCATAGTCATACCTCCAATATATTATTGGAAAACATCAATGCACAAGTGCGATTTTCAGTTCGCACGGTTTATTTCGCCTAAAATCTCTGCATCGTGTTTTTCAATAATCTGAGAAAGTACATTGATGAAGTCTTGATAGGCTTTGGTTCTCTCAAATGTTTGATTGGGTGCAGGAGCTTTGGGAGCATTGTTGGATGTTTCCTTGACATTTTCCATTCGCAATCACCTCCAAGTGCATTGCTTACATAGAGTATAAGCAATTTTATTATTTATGAAAAGTTTGTCGTTTTATTAGTAAGAATGAAACTAAATGCACCGCAAGTTTATATAAAATAAAAATGCGGTGCGATTATGTTTATTTATTTGCCGTATTTGCCACGCACCCCGGCAAGGGGGATATTTTGAGCTGCTGTTAGCACAGCATCATAGTCCCACAACACCGCAGCTTGTCCTTTCAAAAGCTACGCATATCGCAGGAACTCCCCCTGTTTCTATCGTATTGGGGGCGAAACGTATTGAAGTATCATTATCCCTTATGTGGGTCATTGCGAACGAGTATGCTAAACTCGGTCAAACAGTCCATTTTATCGCTCGGGCGGTATTGTATTCACCTCCCCATACCACTGTCTTGGCGATGTCTGTTAAGTCGCTTTGCCTTTCGGCTCACATAAGTAATGTACTCAAAATATCGTATATTCAGTTGTCAAGGAACATTTTTATGCTGTTTTATATATGAGAGGAAATACTTCCTCTCATATACCTTTAGAAAAAGAGGCACAAAGTAAATGTACTTAATAATATTTTTTCAGAAAATGCTCGATGCTCTTTAAAGCACCCTTGATGGATTGCCCTATGGTTGCCTTGCTAACTCCTTCAGCTTTGGCAATAGCCACTTTGCTCATTCCTAAAAAGTAATGAGCGTAAATTCGTTTTGCCTGCTTGTCGGGCAGGGTGGCAATGGCAGCATGGAGCTGTTCGCTTGTCAGCTTGCGTTCGTAAATCTCATCGGGTGAGAGAGAAACAAACAAGGCACTGTGTTCTATACCGTCACCACGGTCGA
The nucleotide sequence above comes from Lacrimispora sp. BS-2. Encoded proteins:
- the rlmD gene encoding 23S rRNA (uracil(1939)-C(5))-methyltransferase RlmD; amino-acid sequence: MIDNRLKKERFRKDRMVKDSDNAKIEEKKGREGGRNSSKSDNRNGSKNGSRNGNRNDSSIGSRNGNRNDSSIGSRNGNRNDSSIGSRNGDRNDSSIGNKTGSRNTSKTGSRNGQSGNMLNKASRGERNSSSKCPVSRNCGGCQLLYMPYEKQLEQKQKYLEKLLKPYCSVAPIIGMENPYHYRNKVHAVFDHDKKGNPISGVYEANSHRVVPVENCMIEDQKADEIIGTIRGMLKSFKIRTYDEDTGYGLLRHVLIRRGFATGEIMVVLVTASPIFPSKNNFVKALREKHPEITTIIQNVNGRGTSMVLGDKEHVLYGKGYIEDILCGCRFHISSKSFYQVNPVQTEILYNKAIEAAGLTGKERVIDAYCGIGTIGIVASRYAKEVIGVELNREAVRDAVENAKINGIKNARFFCNDAGKFMVNMAENGEHVDVVFMDPPRSGSTEEFIDSVAKVMPEKVIYVSCGPETLARDLEYFRKKGYEAKMGWGMDLFPVTEHVETCVLLSHKNS
- a CDS encoding sigma-70 family RNA polymerase sigma factor; translation: MKTINLKDYYDHIGIDTYIDIPDEVFNIFEECRKAEQAYQSRIRYHKAYYSLDRGDGIEHSALFVSLSPDEIYERKLTSEQLHAAIATLPDKQAKRIYAHYFLGMSKVAIAKAEGVSKATIGQSIKGALKSIEHFLKKYY